The segment ACAACCTAAACTGTATGAAAATAACATTGTTTAGTACGTGTATAAGTGTGTCTTCTACCCACTGAATAAGGAAATATTACACTCCTTAGCTGGTAACAAGTATCCTCAAAAGAACAAATTTGTGTACATAATTAGAAAACTTAAACCACACAGAACTATACATAGCTTAGATATACTATAAAAGAGAGGATAATAAAACACTACTACCCTCAACAAACTTCTAAAGCTTATAATACATGTGTATTAAAATACATGAAAACGACATTGTATAATACGTATATGAGTAAGTCTTATAAAGACTGCATAAGAAAATTTTACAATTCCATAATTGATAACAAGAAATATCAAAAAAACCAATCGGTATCCCTATAGAAAACTCACAACTAAACAGAATACAAATAGCTTAGAGTACATTTTTAAAAAAAAATATTAGTAACTCCAACAACATGTTATCTATTATAATACTGTCTCGTCCTAATATAGTGTTACACTTAACATTATTTAATTATGGAAACACAAGATTCAAATTACAAAAAACGCACACAAAAGGATTATAGTTTAAGTTTAAAACTCCAGATTGTTCAAGAAATAGAACAAGGATTATTAACCACAACAGGTGCTTTAGACAAACATGGAGTTCAATCAGCATCTACAGTTCGAGTTTGGTTAAAAAAACAGGGTAACTTTGATTACCAATATACAATCCAACAAGTTATGTCTAAAACACCCGAACAACGTATTTTAGAATTAGAGCATCAAGTTAAATTACTTGAAAAGCAGAAAAATAGAGCAGAATAT is part of the Polaribacter sp. SA4-10 genome and harbors:
- a CDS encoding transposase — encoded protein: METQDSNYKKRTQKDYSLSLKLQIVQEIEQGLLTTTGALDKHGVQSASTVRVWLKKQGNFDYQYTIQQVMSKTPEQRILELEHQVKLLEKQKNRAEYLADRADKKVILFDMMIDIAEKEFNIPIRKKQEPK